The region ttttacttttttgccgggttgttattgttttgggCAATATACAAGCATCTGTAATTGCACTACGGTATCCTCCATTGCCAAGGATGATGCGGGTGTGGTGAGTGAGCCTTAACGCCCATTTACGCGATTGATGCGAGGGTATTTCGCAAACTAACGCAATCTAATATTAGCACACCCTTGGATGACAAACGGCTCTACCGGCGTTAGCACCTTATTAATCTTATTTCTTTCTTCGGGTTCGTCACTCATGTTGAAGTCATTTGTTATAGAGACTTGTATACTCTCATTGTTTGCGGTCTTCTGTGCGCGCAATTGACGATTGAAGAATGAATAAATCAGTACTGACTGAATGCGGGATTATTGTAACATTTCTATTCTGATCAACAGTTGATCGTAAAGATTCGATCATAAAAAAGGAACCTCGTAAATCGTATGGCCAACCGCAACCTGTCCCTAGACCGTTCTCAATGTACCATTAAAACAAAGGGAATCTCATACCGTGGAGGGCTGTTTTGCGTACTGAAGAAGCGCGGTACCCTATCGGAGAACTTATCTCACGCAGGAATACCAAATGAACCGCACCCACCCCAACGGTTCCAATCGATACCTGATTGAATACGTCGGAATGGTTGGTGCGAATGCTGGAATTCGCCGTCTCGTCCGGTTGGTGACACGGCAAGCTTGGGAAGGGACGTGATTATAATGGTTAACCAAACCAACCGGTCCAAATAGGTCCAAACCCGGTAGTAAACGGACGCGCTGCCATGACGAAAACCTTCGCTTTCCGTCTTCCCTTGGAcggtttttgggttgtttACTGATGCGGTCTCATCGCTCCATCATGGTATGTGCCCTGGACCCGGTGCGCACCGGTTGCTGCGTGTAATCAGCGCACGGAGGGCGGGCAGCGAAGACGATAAGGGATTGCAACCGGTTCATAGGTAAACGCTTTCTCCGCGCAGGTCACcgagttttcattttcgtctCTTTCACCTCGTTCCTGCGAAATTCTCCGACCGAAAAACCGATCCCATGAACCGTCCCTTAAGGGTTGAAAGGGCGTGTACAGCAGGTTTCTCCGTGCATTTCGGCGAGCGCAAAACACGAAATTGAGTAATTGACGGTCATGCGAATGCTTTCTCATCCTCTCGACAGGTAGCGTGGTTGCATCGTTGGCATCGTTTCGTAACAACTCCCCGGGCGTGGACAGCGTTGCAGCATGGCACCGAACGTCCTCGGCAATACGCTGCTGCTAGCGGAAACATGTATCGAACCGGAAGATCGCAACAAGAATGGCCCATCCGTCGGCACGCTGTACAAAAGCAAAGCGATCCTGAATGTCCCCGTGAGCAAGCCGGCTCGACTGGACGAGTTAAAGGTAAGGGGCATCGGATGCCCCCAAAGAAAGGGACTAATCCCTCCTGGTACTGGTACTgatatctgtttttttttctctctctctcgatacTAGCTTAACGACACTACGAAGAAAGTACAGGAATCCAGGCCCAAGCGACAGTATAATAATGTTTACGTTTGGCGAAACATTATTGCATTCATCTATCTTCATCTCGGCTTTCTGTACGGAAGCTATCTGCTGGTGACATCGGCCAAATGGAGCACATTTCTGTTCGGTAAGTAGTGCGACGTTTGTAGCGGAATTCTTATGCTGTCTCTCTTATGTTTGATTAACTTGTATCAGAAGGGCGGTGGTAATTCATATGGCTCATTACTGGTACGCTCCACCGATCGGTGGATGGGCATTTCGTGTGGAATTTACTGCCATTTCCTGACACACAcgcatcccccccgggggaccgcACGGTTCGCATGCTAATTAATCTATGGCTCgtcttcttttcattctcgCTGCCAGACCAGAATGTCTGCCGTCTGAGCGAaaaggttttttggggtgggacAGGCTGTTCCCGTGAGCCCGAATGGGTGTCCGCGATTGCGAGCTACCGTTTTGGGATTGATTTATTCCGCGAGCGTTACCCCGCGTTCACCAGAGCTCACCAAACGTGACCAaactgctcgatcgatcgaccggttGGTTGCGAGGGGATCGAGATCAAGAAGCTGACAGTCGGTTGGCACTCAACACATCgaacgacgatgctgatgccaccTTCTGACCGATCATCAGCTTGGTCATCGATCTCTGTGGTGTTGTGGCTTTTGCTGTCAACCGGAAAACGAACTGGCGGTCATTCCCTGCTGTCTCGAGTCCTGTtgtgaaaagggaaaatcgcAAACAAAACGACGGCGAAAGAGAAAGTGTGTCCATCGATTTTGCAAGCCGGAAGACCCTTCAGCACTGCACCGGAGTGCACACAGAAGGCACAAAGGTCATCAGGCACGTTGATGAGAGTCAGGTCAGGTAGGGCCCGGTAAGGGAACCCGGtaacgtggcggtggtgaaagTGGGTAAACAAAGCCACGGACCGTCGTGTGGTGGAACGGCACTCCATCTCCGTTATGTCCCCGTCGAATGCTATGCACTTTGTCCGTCGCGAAATTAAAAGGGATGAAAGAAAGTGAGAAGCGCGCTGGTCAGGGCGCCTGAAGGGAGCACCGATCAATCAGCCGGTTCCACAAGCTCAATCTCAATGTCCAACGCGGTCATTGGCGCGAACATGTGTAATGGCATCCCATTGTGTCTGCAGCACCCACCGGATGGTCGTTTAAACCGTGCAATTAAGGGAGCCCCCGGGAGGAACTGACGCAAAGTATGGCCGGGCATCGGTTTTGCGTCACGCGATACACGTTGAATGGGACAGTTTTCGGCTGACCAGAATGGAAAGGCGGTCCACTGATTGTGTATTCGGCACAGCGCGTTGTTCTGGCAATTTTGACTCGTCGCCGGTCGCCAGGACGCACCGAACGCCGTCAGCAAGGCTCCGAAAAGCTCCGTGAGCCGTCAGTCAGTAGGCCAGTTTGGCGGTTAGCAACCCGAAAACCATCTGTTGCCATGGCTGGCGAGCGTCAGGGCGGTACAGCAATACAGAACGAATGCTAATGTTCTGTGTGGCTAGCCAACGCTGGACCGTTACCGATGCGGCCGCGTGCGTCATTTCTCCTGGACAAGcaaagggggggaagggagtgcATGCCGATAAGTAAGCGTTCACTGCTTGGAACACTGCGCTGCGTGATGTCTGACCGGCCAATTGCTAAGTATCGTCGCACTCATTACACCCCATCGCGctcatccgatccgatcggatgATCGATTATGGGGGCGATTTTGCTCACGGCAGAAACCTTGCGCTTGTGTCTTTCACGCACGCCAATCCGCGCCTGCCAGCGAGTCACGCCAGCTGATTGCATCCGGTCGTCCGGCGGGGCGAAGCGCAAGGACATCGGCAATGTCAAGCGTTGTttgcgaacggaacggtttttTTCCCGCGCCGATCACGGCCCATGGTAAATAGATGACAGAAGTGAACTGTGATCACGTGGCCGAACTAGGCACGGCAAACACGCGGCTCCAGTACGGGGATGCAGCGAAAAAGGGCAAGGCAAAAGCCAGGagtctagcagcagcagcagcagcggcaaaaAATGCGGATGGCGGATGTGGCCGCCCCGATTTTGGGTGCGTACCAAAACCGTGACGGTATCGCCATTACAGGCGGCTCATTAACGGAAAGCAATCTGGCGTTGGGCAAGTTGGACAGATCATTCcggtgttccctttttttggtggtgttttgccTTCTCCTCGCTAACAATACTGATTGATCGGTTTCCATCAAGCGGTGTGCGCACGTGTATGTGAAAAGGCGTGAAATGTAAGCAATTACGATCCGGCAATTGTTTGCTGGCAATTGCGTGAGGACGGCGATAAAAAGCCGGGGGCGGTGCGACCGAGCTAGAATTGCGAAATTCGGACAATCATTCCACCAAAGTACTTGCCTTATCATGGCACCGTGGAGAGATCGGTAGCGGACGCAGAGCGGCAGATCATCGTGCTTAATGTGGGCGCTTCTGGCGGATCATCGTTTGAAGCCAGACCATCGCAAGGCACAATCATAGGTTAtttggggggaggagggattgttttccaattttcgtgggttttttttcgtttcgccaATTTTCGGGCAAAATTAAATGCTAATTTCAGACCACAACGACTGATGTACTCTTTctactctttctttctctctctcttttcacgctatcatcaccaacaacagcactgGCGCTAGGTTCGTGCGGTGCCCTCGGCATCACCGCCGGTGCTCACCGGCTGTGGTCGCACAAGGCCTACAAGGCAAAGTGGCCGCTGCGTTTGTTCCTGATGCTAGCGCAAACGCTAGCCTTCCAGAACAGCGTCTACGAGTGGGTGCGCGATCATCGCGTCCACCACAAGTTCACCGATACCGATGCCGATCCGCACAATGCGACGCgcggtttcttcttctcccacattggctggctgatggtgaAGAAGCACCCGGACGTGAAGGTGCGCGGTCAGGCGATCGACATGAGCGATCTCGAGCAGGACGGGATCGTGATGTTCCAGAAGCGCTACTACGCCCTGCTGATGCCGGTGTTTTGCTTCGTCCTGCCAACCTTCCTTTCCTACTACTACCTGGGCGAAACGTTCTCCAACTCTTGGTACGTGGTC is a window of Anopheles aquasalis chromosome 2, idAnoAquaMG_Q_19, whole genome shotgun sequence DNA encoding:
- the LOC126573129 gene encoding acyl-CoA Delta-9 desaturase, with amino-acid sequence MAPNVLGNTLLLAETCIEPEDRNKNGPSVGTLYKSKAILNVPVSKPARLDELKLNDTTKKVQESRPKRQYNNVYVWRNIIAFIYLHLGFLYGSYLLVTSAKWSTFLFALALGSCGALGITAGAHRLWSHKAYKAKWPLRLFLMLAQTLAFQNSVYEWVRDHRVHHKFTDTDADPHNATRGFFFSHIGWLMVKKHPDVKVRGQAIDMSDLEQDGIVMFQKRYYALLMPVFCFVLPTFLSYYYLGETFSNSWYVVAIFRYVLSLNATWLVNSAAHIWGTKPYDRNISPTNNTFVGIAAFGEGWHNYHHVFPWDYKTSELGTYSTNFTTAAIDFFARIGWAYDLKSVSDEMIKKRVLRTGDGSHTYSEQELTAKMVDYINNLDHESEQAVWGWDDRDMTEFDRQDATVKNKSD